The DNA segment CTGAGTCTGTTGTGCGCCGCTGTCTTGTTCTATCTCGCGGTGCGTTGGTGGGAAGACCCCGATGCCGAGAGCGCCGGTAATCTCCTGCTATTGGCGGTTTTTGTTTTGGGGCTGGATGTTAGCGTTCATCGCAGTAACATCCTGTTCATCCCAGGCTTCCTGGTCGTCGTGCTTCTCCGTCGACCGCGCCTGCTTACTTCGGGAAGGTTATGGCTGGGTGGAGTCTTGCTCTTCATGCTGGGGCTGTCGTTACAATCGTTCAACATGTTTCGCGCCCAGCTTGACCCCTGGATAAACATGTCCGACCCCGACACGCTGGCTGGTCTTTGGGACTATTTGGCCCTCAAGCAGTCCGGGGTGGCCGCGTTCGGAACTGACCTGTTGCAGCGCAATGGTCCGGTGTGGTCCACGCAGATCAAACATGAATACCTGAGATACCTCGGATGGAACTTCGTCGGCTTCGATCACGCCACGCTCGGTGTCAAATGGAATGGAATGTATGGCCTACCTCTGGTTGTCGGGCTGGTTGGTATGGTCTGCCATTTTTTCAGAGATTACCGACAGGCGCTGAGAGTCCTGGCCATGTTTCTCAGTGTCAGTGTGGTTGCGATCATTTACCTGAACGTGCCCGAAAATTACTTCCGCAAAATGGACCGGCACTTCATGGCTTCGTACATGATCTTCACTGTCTGGATCGGATACGGTTGTTACACCGTCATAAGATACCTGCCTCGTCTGTTTGGCGAACGTGCTTTGGTTGTCTGGCTGGTCTCATTGCTACTCGTAATCGCTCTGCCGCTGAACGCCCTTTTTGCCAACTGGAAGATCAACGACCAGAGCGGCAACTACACGCCGCTTGAATTCGGCCGCAACCTTCTGAAAACATGTGAGCCGGGTGCTATCCTGATAACCGGCGGCGACTCAGACACCTTCCCATTGTGGTATTTGCAATTGGTTGAAGGGTATCGCACCGATGTTACCTGCTTGAACTATTCGCTCATGAACACCGAGTGGCATCTCAGGACCCGTCTCAAGTTTGAACCGGACATACCCTGGTCGCTTACCGAAGAGAGTCTGCTCGACCTGAATGTTCGAGCCGTCGACAGCCACACCGTGACAATCTACACGACCGGGCGCGACAGTCTGCCGGTGGAGTTCATAGTGGCGCCGACCTTCAACGATCAGTTCTTGCTGGTAGCCGATCAGGTTTTTCTGGACATCATCCAGACCAATCGCTGGCGTCGTCCGGTGTATATTTCGGTCGGTATGACCGGCCGCATTCCGCTGGGATTGGATCAGTTTCTCAGGCTTGATGGTTTCGCCTATCGGCTGGTGCCGGACTCTGCCAAGCGCACCAACTATACCGCTCTAAAGCATAATGTGTTCGAAGAGTTCTCATATCGCGGGCTTGGCGGCGAGGCTCTGTTGGATCAAGTCTCTCAGGACATGACCAACAGCTATCGCCCGGCTCTTCTCACCTTGAACCGATACCTGGTAGAGCAGGGTGACAGCGCCTCAGTCAAAAAGCTGGACGCCCTGATGCACAGCCTGTGGCCGGGGGAGTGAGGGTAATGCTTCGTTAAACGGCGACTTTTCCATTGCGCTCAGGCAGCCCATCCCCTACCATGCCCACCATGAGTGAGTCTGTCCTGCATCTCGCCCGGCTGAAAGGGAAAATCATCGCGATCGACGGCCCCGCCGGATCGGGCAAATCGACAACATCGCGGATGCTGGCCGCGCGGCTGGGGTACACCTATCTTGATACCGGCGCTATGTACCGTGCCATCACCTGGTTTGCCCTCAAGGCAAAAATTGAACTGTCGGACGCTGACAAACTCGGTGAGGTGGCTCAGAAGATGCCGCTTGAGTTTAAGACCGAGGACGAAGTCAACCGTGTGCTCGTGGGTGAACACGATGTGACCAGTGAGATTCGATCGGTCGAAGTCACCAAACATGTCTCCGAAGTATCCGCGCACAAAACAGTGCGTGAGGCGATGGTTGCACGTCAACGGCAGATGGCCAGGAATGGCTCCATCGTAGCCGAGGGCCGCGACACCACCACCGTGGTGTTCCCCCGGGCCGATATAAAAATCTATCTCGATGCCGACACCCGCACCCGTGCCCGACGGCGGCTGCTGGACCTCTCGCACATGGGTGTCAGTACCACGGTCGAGGAACAAGAAGCGGATATCATTCGGCGCGATAAGTATGACTCCGGGCGCGCTCACTCGCCCTTGACCAAAGCCAAAGATGCCTACACGGTCGACACCTCGAATCTAACAATCGAAGGCCAGGTCGATCAGATTATTGCGCTCATCCGCTCGGTTATCAAATAGGTATGAAGATTCTGTACTATACGGGGCGTTCGCTGACTCGGATTATCTTCGGTCTTTTCCTCCGGGCCAAAGTACGTGGCCAGGAGAACCTGCCGCCTGAGGGTGGCTTCATTTTGGCCAGCAATCACCTGTCCTATTGGGACCCGCCGCTGGTCGGCAGTTGGGTGCCCCGGCAGGTCTACTTCATGGCCAAGCAGGAGCTGTTTAAGAACCCGCTGTTCGGCGGCATTATAAAACGAACCAACGCCCTGCCGCTCAGGCGCGGAACCATCGACCGCGTGGCGCTGGATTTGTGTGTCGAGACTCTCAAGGCCGGCAACGTATTGACTGTTTTCCCGGAAGGGACACGGGCCAAAGAGGGCCACTTTCTGACACCCAAACCGGGTGTCGGCATGGTCGCAGTGCGGGCCAAGTGCCCGATAGTGCCTGCTCTGATCCAGGGCTCCAACCGTCTGAAGGCCTGTCTGCTGGGCACAAGCAGACTTAGCATTACTTACGGGCGACCGCTTGAGGCCGACTGGGTGGAGTCGTTCGACGCCACTAAGGAGAGCTATACCCAGATCGCGGAAGCGGTAATGGAGCGGATCGGATCGCTTAGAAACGAGGCTCATACTGTTAACAATGCCGCCGGGTCGTCCGATTATTAAAGGGGTCGCAAATATCTCAGAAATGCCTTGATATTTTCGGATTTCGGGTTAGCTTAAGCGGCTGCCGCGAAATTAACGCGGCGTCCTGACGGTTTTCCCTCAAGGGAAAAAATCAAAACCGTTGGGGCCAATGTAAGGAGGTTCTTAACCGTAAATGGCCGAAGCCAAAAATTCCGCAACCACAAAACCGCCCGCCAGTGTCTCCAAGCGCAAATTCGGCGCTGCCAAAAAGACTAAAAAGGTCAAGACCAAGCTCACCAAGGCCGCCACTGCTACAGTGGAAAAGGTCGAGGTAAAGCAAAAGGAAAAGACCGAACGGGTAATGACCGCTCGCCACCAGCGTATGGTGGAAAAAGCCAAAGTCCGCTCGTCGATGCCGGCGCCGGAAGCTATCCCCGAGGTAGCGGCCGTCAAAATCACCGACGTATCCGGAGTCGTCTACGACATAGCCGACTACCAGTCTATGGTGGACATGTACGACTCGACCATCCGGTCCATCCGCGAAGGAGAAGTCGTATCCGGAACCGTCATGGGTGTAACCCGCGATGATGTCATCGTCGATGTCGGTTTCAAAAGCGAGGGAATCATCCCTATCGATGAATTCCCGGCCCCGCTCAACATCAAAGTGGGCGATGAAATCGAAGTCTTCCTGGAGCAGATCGAAGACTCCTTCGGGCAACTCATTCTGTCCAAGCAGAAGGCCGACTTCATGCGCATCTGGGACAAGATTCGAGAAGTCCACGATGCCGGTGAACAGATCGAAGGCCGGGTCATGCGCCGCATCAAGGGTGGCCTCGTTGTTGACATCATGGGTGTCGATGCATTCCTTCCCGGCTCGCAGGTGGCGCTCAGACAAGTGCCTGATTTCGACGCTCTGATCAACCAGATGATGAGCGTGAAGATCATCAAGATCAACAAGACCAGACGCAACATCGTAATATCTCGCCGGGTCGTGCTGGAAGAGCAGCGCGAGTCCATGCGTTCGTCGCTCTTAAGCGAGATTGCGGTGGGCCAGATTCGTCAGGGCGTGGTCAAAAATATTACCGACTTCGGTGTTTTCATCGACCTCGGTGGTGTCGACGGATTGTTGCACATCACCGATATGTCGTGGGGACGGATTCGTCATCCTTCCGAGATGGTCAATCTGAGCGCCAAGATCGATGTCAAGATTCTCGACTTCGACGAGAAGACGTCGCGCATCTCGCTCGGACTGAAACAGATGACACCTTATCCGTGGGAAAATATCGAGCAAAAATACCCGCTGGGCAAGAAGGTCACCGGACGGGTTGTGTCTATAACAGATTTCGGCGCCTTTGTCGAACTGGAGAAAGGTGTCGAGGGGTTGATTCATATCTCCGAGATGTCCTGGACACAGCATATCAAGCATCCCTCCAAGATTCTCAACGTCAACGACCAGGTCGAGGCGGTGATTCTCTCGGTGGATAAAGAGAACGAGAAACTCTCGCTCGGCATCAAGCAGATGGAGCCGGACCCCTGGGGAACGATCGAAGAGAAATTCCCGGTCAACAAGGTTGTCTCCGGTAAGGTGCGCAACTTGACGGCCTTTGGTGCCTTCGTCGAACTCGAAGAAGGGATCGACGGCCTGGTGCATATCTCTGACATGTCCTGGACCAAACGGATTCAGCATCCTTCTGAGATCATGAAAAAGAGCGATCAGGTGGAAATCAAGATCCTCAAGATCGATCACGATAACCGCCGGATTTCTCTTGGCTTCAAGCAACTGACCGAAGACCCATGGCCGGAGATTTCCCGCAAGTATGCCGTTGGCACCGATTGTCTCGGTAATATCGCCAAAGTGCTCGACCGCGGTATCGTGGTTGATCTCGATGGTGATCTTGAGGGATTCGTCCCGATGGCACAACTGGGTCATCGCGATCTCGACCAGGCCGATACCGGGTTCACCGAAGGGGAGTCTATTCCCCTGCAAGTGATTGAACTCGACAAGAACCAGCGCAAAGTGGTGCTGTCGGTTGTTGCTTACTACAAAAAGCGTGAGCAGTCGGAGTACGATGAGTTTCTGGCCAAGCACCAGCCCAAAGGAACAGCCATGGGTGATGCTATGCCGGACGAGTTGAAGGCGACGGTTCCCGAACCGGCAGCCGAGACAACCCCGGCCGAAACAGAAACGGTGGACCCGACGGCCGATACCGCTCCTGAGACTGAAGCTGCCAAAGCTCCGGCTGAAGCAGAGGCTGCTGTCGAAGAAGCGCCTGCCGTTGAAGCTGCGACTGAAGAGGCTGCTGCCGAAACAACGGACGCACCCTCGGACGCCGCTGCTGCCTCTACTGATGACACATCGGAGGAGGATACTCCAAAAGAGTAGCAGCCCTTAGATTATAACATAAAAGCCATTTATGGCCGCCGGTGGTTGTTTATTCAGCCACCGGTTTTTTTGTTTGGTGCGGTTAGGCGACTCGCCTGACCGCCGATGGGGCGCACGGCAGGTGTCGGGCGGGGTCGCCCAACACCACTCGCAAATGAGTTTGCTGCGCTCCCTACGTCGGGTGGCACCCTCAAAGCCGCTTTGGGGGTGACAGGCAAACCTGTTTCTCGCGTTTCGCGGCCATAAATGGCCTTTTGCGCTTCGCGGTGATAAACCACCCATAAATGGGCTCTTGGCGCTTCGCGCGTCACTTCTGTCACCCCGAGCGGAGTCGAGGGGCCAACCTCATGCTGAGCACTGACTGTCATTCCGGGCTTTGACCCGGCATCCATCTTCTGTCACCCCGAGCGGAGTCGAGGGGCCTGCACACGCCGGTGAAATGGGTTTGTTTTACGAAAAAAAGTCTTTGGCGACCCCCCCCCTCTGAGCAAATGGGTTCGTTTGGTGTATTTTCTATTCACACCTAATAGAATCGATGGTGATTGCGAAGCCTGTTTGATCTTGGTCTGCGTCAATCTGTGTTCATGGGATAGGTCCTTATTCTAACGGATGTGCAGCCGCGTTTTGTGTGGAGTGGGTAGAGTTACCGTTGGAGCGGCTGCCGTGCTGTCCACTACTACATATCGCCCAAATTGAACTCACTGATCGATGCTGTGCCCGCTTCGCTGTCTATTGTAAGCCTGTTGATGCGTTCCGGCGATTGGGGATTGATCCAGATGAAACCCTCCAGAGCCAGTCCACTGGCAACGGCTTCGGCTGTGTCGAACCTGTAAAGGAACGTCCTGGGTTGAAGACCGTTGGACCCCCAACTGGCAAAAGATGCAGCGAAGATATGCTCAGAAACAAACGTGCCTCCAACAGGAGGAATATAACCGGCTTCCATCGGAATCGTGAAGTCGTCTACTGTTTTGACGTACCTCTCCCCATCTTTTGCAAGCACATCAATAGTCTGCGTTCGCAGGGGGTTATGGTGAATGAGCAGATAGTCTCCGTTCGGCGAGAGGAAGATGGCCGGTGAAATAGGAATATCGTCAAACGTGTCCAGGGGAACAAGAGCTACCGACTCATTGTAGAGATCGCAAACCACGATGTGCTTGGCCGTGAGGTAGGCGTAGTGCGTCCCATCCGAACTGAGTGACCTTTTCATACTGGCGCCGGCGGGGCGCACACCGTTGACTGCGATATCGCTGATTATGCTCATGTCGGGTACGGAAATCAATTGCACTCTATCGTAATGCTCCAGCACCAACAATGAGTCGTTCACAGCCGTCATCTCCCACGAGTCGGTTGTGATCGAGAACTCTGCCAGCATGTTGCCTTGCGAATCGTAGATTGTTGGCTTTCCAGGACTCGACTCCATTAGGGTATTATCATTCTCAGTGAAGTAGTACTGCCCTGACGGGAATGCCCGCAACAAAGCCCGACACCACATATCAAGTAGTTGTTGCCCCGAATAATCGTATGCCGCATACATCTCAGAACCCTTGCGATCGGTGCGACCGAGAATGAAAAAGCCGTCGTAGTCACGCATCTGCACCATGAAAAACCCGCCAGGATCCAAGTGCTCGGAGAACACGACATTCCCCTGGAGATCAAACAACTGGAAGCTATGCTTGTTGTCGGAAACTACACCCATATACTCTTCGGTGGCATCGAAATGAGAAGGCTCATCAAGACGTGGGATACGAAAGGCATTGGGCTGATCCGAATCCCCGGTATCGAGCGATTTATCTCCACATGCAGGCAACGAAACCAGCATATAAAGAACCAGCACGGGGATAGCAGTTTTTGACAATAGCGTGTTTTTCATTAAAATCACCTCTGGTCAGCAGCCGAAAACGAGAACTAATCCACCCGCTAGTTACTCTTTGACTGCATTCTTCCACTGTAGAATAGGCCGATTAGTCTATTCTGTCAAGGCCTAATCCACCCAGGCAATAACAACTCTGTGCGTCTCTTCTGTCCCCCCGAGTGGAGTCGAGGGGCAACCTCAGCCTAAGCGATGCCGAAGGGTGAACTAGAATGAAGTTGTCGAAACCTGCCTGCGGCAGCCCTGCGGGCCAGGGGTTTCGACTTGCTTCTGATAGTGGCGGGTTCACGCCGCGGCGCGCAGGCGAAGACGGACCCGCCCTACCGGTACTCTTCGGGCCACCCGACAACCCAGGCGAAAGCCAGGAACCTTTTCGGGTCGACGAGGTTTTGATTAAATCGCTTGACGGTCTTATAGTTTTTGCTTAAACTATAAGACTCGGCCAAATTTGGGCCCTTAGCTCAGTTGGTTAGAGCAGCTGACTCATAATCAGCGGGTCGCAGGTTCGAGTCCTGCAGGGCCCATGAAGGAAGGAAAGAAGGTTGTCGGGCAATTAGCTCAGTTGGTTAGAGCGTTCGGTTCACATCCGAGAGGTCACTGGTTCGAATCCAGTATTGCCCAGTTTGCAAGATGACGATCAACAAACCTGACAAACACCACAGCGTCGACCGTGGTCGAGCCTGTCGAATGACGGGCGACAACACAGGACGACATAAAGATAAGAGAACGCATTCTCCTGCCAGATCAGGGGGATGCGTTTTTCATTTGAGGTGCCGATGAATAAGCCGCTGGTGGCAGAAGGAGGTGTGATGCCGAACGATCTCGAACTGCTGTTGAAACTACAGATTATCGACTATGATCTTGGTGAGTTGGAACGGTCCAAAGAATATCTTCCCGATATGATGGATAATCTGCGCAACGAGATCGAGGAAGCCAAAAGCAAACTGGAAACCTGTACCACCGAATTCGAGTCCAAGAAGGTTTCAGTCAAAACCCTCGAATTGGAAATCGCATCCAAAGAAGCTGAGCTGCAAAAGTATCAACAGCAGATGATGTCAATCAAGACCAACAAGGAGTATGACGCGCTTGTGGCTCAGATTGATGCTATCAAGCAGGATATATCCAAACAAGAAACCGAGTTTCTGGGCACCGAAGAACGTATCGCCGAACTGGAAAAAGAAATCGCCGAGTATAACGAAAAATCGGAGTCGGCCCAGGACACAAACTCCAAACAGCTGTCTATTCTCCAGAACAAAATCGACTCTATCGGTGACACTATGGCCGCCAAAGAAAACGAGCGCGACCGGATATCTAAAGAGATTCCCCGGCCTACCCGCTCCATCTATGAACGGGTCCGCAAGGGCAAGGGTGGAACGGCGGTGGTGATGGTCAAAAAGCGTGCCTGCGGTTCCTGCCACAAAGCGCTGACGCCTAGAAAAGTCCAGGAGATAAAGAAAGGTGATCGCATTCACACCTGTGAAAACTGTGGTCGACTCCTGTTCTGGGATGGTGAGGAGTCCAATTAGGTCGGGATACCTATCCCACCCACGGCATGTCAGGGAAGACTTTTTATGGCCAAGGTTCTAGAGCAAGTCGCCCTCACTTTTGACGATGTACTTCTTGTGCCGGCGCACTCGGTGGTGTTGCCGCGTGATGTCGATGTTACAACCACAATCGCTCCCGGCATCAAAATGAATATCCCTCTCTTGTCGGCGGCTATGGATACCGTTACCGAGTCCAGGCTGGCTATTGCGCTGGCCCGTCAGGGTGGAATCGGCATCATCCACAAAAACCTCGACCCCGAGGCGCAGGCCGGCGAGGTTGACAAAGTTAAAAAATCTGAATCGGGTATGATTGTCGATCCGATCACGCTCCCCCCCAACAGGACTATAGGCGATGCCCTGGAAGTGATGAAGCGATTCTCTATTTCAGGAATCCCGATTACCGAGAGTGGTCGGTTGGTCGGTATCCTTACCAACCGTGACCTGCGTTTCCACCGCGATCCCTCGGTCCCCATCTCCGAGGTTATGACCAGCAAGGATCTGGTGACGGTCAAACAGGGGACCGACCTCGATAAAGCCAAGGACCTGTTGCACCAGCATCGTATTGAGAAGCTTTTGATTGTCGATGAAAACCAGAACCTCACCGGGATGATCACCGTCAAGGACATCGTCAAGAAGATACAATACCCCTTGGCCTGCAAAGATGAGCAGGGTCGTCTTCGTGTGGGCGCGGCTGTGGGAGTGGGTCAGGACCTTGTGGCCAGAGCGCCGGTATTGGTTGCAGCCGGGGTGGATCTGTTAGTAATCGACTCTTCACACGGCCACAGTGAGGGCGTAATAAAGTCAGTCACGGCCCTAAAAAAAGCGCATCCGGAGGTACCGGTGATGGCCGGTAATGTTGCTACCGGTGACGGCGCCAAAGCTCTGATCGAGGCCGGTGCTGATTGTATAAAAATAGGTATCGGCCCCGGCTCTATATGCACCACGAGAATTGTGACCGGCGCCGGTGTGCCGCAGGTCACGGCGATTGTAAATGCGGTGGAAGCTGCCCAAAAAACCGGAACTCCGGTTGTGGCCGACGGTGGCGTTCGATATTCCGGCGATGTTGCCAAGGCGCTGGCCTGTGGCGCCCAGGCGGTTATGATTGGATCGTTATTCGCAGGCACCGAAGAATCTCCCGGCGAAACCGTGCTCTTTGAGGGTCGTTCCTTCAAGGTGTACCGAGGAATGGGCTCCCTGGGCTCGATGAGAGAAGGCAGCAAGGACCGCTATTTTCAGGAATTTGAGGAGGATGCCGGCAAGCTCGTTCCGGAGGGAATCGAAGGCCGAGTGCCGTATAAAGGAGAGTTGGCCGAGTCGGTGCATCAACTGGTGGGTGGACTCAGGGCCGGTATGGGGATTTGCGGCGCCGCCAACCTGGAGAGTTTTGCACAAGAGTCGACCATGGTCCGTATTACATCAGCCGGTGTGACGGAGTCTCATCCGCATTCG comes from the Candidatus Zixiibacteriota bacterium genome and includes:
- a CDS encoding DUF2723 domain-containing protein, which encodes MHSIKHPSLSFYLGLIVVVLGFISLRMPPVDSFWSMTLAPLLLVLGYLVLLPLGLWPRCSEPNHESTAGEDVSTSRFAGLGVFALALITYCLTLWPGPRWWDSAGYIASSITMGVDSAPGSLLLQLIGRLFSVLTFITSPAVRLNVMIALATAAAVTVVYFTIVRMLRAVSVKEAPDQTAIVAGSLLASLTLAFAVSVWSHAIFTNPYGLSLLCAAVLFYLAVRWWEDPDAESAGNLLLLAVFVLGLDVSVHRSNILFIPGFLVVVLLRRPRLLTSGRLWLGGVLLFMLGLSLQSFNMFRAQLDPWINMSDPDTLAGLWDYLALKQSGVAAFGTDLLQRNGPVWSTQIKHEYLRYLGWNFVGFDHATLGVKWNGMYGLPLVVGLVGMVCHFFRDYRQALRVLAMFLSVSVVAIIYLNVPENYFRKMDRHFMASYMIFTVWIGYGCYTVIRYLPRLFGERALVVWLVSLLLVIALPLNALFANWKINDQSGNYTPLEFGRNLLKTCEPGAILITGGDSDTFPLWYLQLVEGYRTDVTCLNYSLMNTEWHLRTRLKFEPDIPWSLTEESLLDLNVRAVDSHTVTIYTTGRDSLPVEFIVAPTFNDQFLLVADQVFLDIIQTNRWRRPVYISVGMTGRIPLGLDQFLRLDGFAYRLVPDSAKRTNYTALKHNVFEEFSYRGLGGEALLDQVSQDMTNSYRPALLTLNRYLVEQGDSASVKKLDALMHSLWPGE
- the cmk gene encoding (d)CMP kinase; translation: MSESVLHLARLKGKIIAIDGPAGSGKSTTSRMLAARLGYTYLDTGAMYRAITWFALKAKIELSDADKLGEVAQKMPLEFKTEDEVNRVLVGEHDVTSEIRSVEVTKHVSEVSAHKTVREAMVARQRQMARNGSIVAEGRDTTTVVFPRADIKIYLDADTRTRARRRLLDLSHMGVSTTVEEQEADIIRRDKYDSGRAHSPLTKAKDAYTVDTSNLTIEGQVDQIIALIRSVIK
- a CDS encoding 1-acyl-sn-glycerol-3-phosphate acyltransferase, with the translated sequence MKILYYTGRSLTRIIFGLFLRAKVRGQENLPPEGGFILASNHLSYWDPPLVGSWVPRQVYFMAKQELFKNPLFGGIIKRTNALPLRRGTIDRVALDLCVETLKAGNVLTVFPEGTRAKEGHFLTPKPGVGMVAVRAKCPIVPALIQGSNRLKACLLGTSRLSITYGRPLEADWVESFDATKESYTQIAEAVMERIGSLRNEAHTVNNAAGSSDY
- the rpsA gene encoding 30S ribosomal protein S1 → MAEAKNSATTKPPASVSKRKFGAAKKTKKVKTKLTKAATATVEKVEVKQKEKTERVMTARHQRMVEKAKVRSSMPAPEAIPEVAAVKITDVSGVVYDIADYQSMVDMYDSTIRSIREGEVVSGTVMGVTRDDVIVDVGFKSEGIIPIDEFPAPLNIKVGDEIEVFLEQIEDSFGQLILSKQKADFMRIWDKIREVHDAGEQIEGRVMRRIKGGLVVDIMGVDAFLPGSQVALRQVPDFDALINQMMSVKIIKINKTRRNIVISRRVVLEEQRESMRSSLLSEIAVGQIRQGVVKNITDFGVFIDLGGVDGLLHITDMSWGRIRHPSEMVNLSAKIDVKILDFDEKTSRISLGLKQMTPYPWENIEQKYPLGKKVTGRVVSITDFGAFVELEKGVEGLIHISEMSWTQHIKHPSKILNVNDQVEAVILSVDKENEKLSLGIKQMEPDPWGTIEEKFPVNKVVSGKVRNLTAFGAFVELEEGIDGLVHISDMSWTKRIQHPSEIMKKSDQVEIKILKIDHDNRRISLGFKQLTEDPWPEISRKYAVGTDCLGNIAKVLDRGIVVDLDGDLEGFVPMAQLGHRDLDQADTGFTEGESIPLQVIELDKNQRKVVLSVVAYYKKREQSEYDEFLAKHQPKGTAMGDAMPDELKATVPEPAAETTPAETETVDPTADTAPETEAAKAPAEAEAAVEEAPAVEAATEEAAAETTDAPSDAAAASTDDTSEEDTPKE
- a CDS encoding C4-type zinc ribbon domain-containing protein; translated protein: MNKPLVAEGGVMPNDLELLLKLQIIDYDLGELERSKEYLPDMMDNLRNEIEEAKSKLETCTTEFESKKVSVKTLELEIASKEAELQKYQQQMMSIKTNKEYDALVAQIDAIKQDISKQETEFLGTEERIAELEKEIAEYNEKSESAQDTNSKQLSILQNKIDSIGDTMAAKENERDRISKEIPRPTRSIYERVRKGKGGTAVVMVKKRACGSCHKALTPRKVQEIKKGDRIHTCENCGRLLFWDGEESN
- the guaB gene encoding IMP dehydrogenase, translated to MAKVLEQVALTFDDVLLVPAHSVVLPRDVDVTTTIAPGIKMNIPLLSAAMDTVTESRLAIALARQGGIGIIHKNLDPEAQAGEVDKVKKSESGMIVDPITLPPNRTIGDALEVMKRFSISGIPITESGRLVGILTNRDLRFHRDPSVPISEVMTSKDLVTVKQGTDLDKAKDLLHQHRIEKLLIVDENQNLTGMITVKDIVKKIQYPLACKDEQGRLRVGAAVGVGQDLVARAPVLVAAGVDLLVIDSSHGHSEGVIKSVTALKKAHPEVPVMAGNVATGDGAKALIEAGADCIKIGIGPGSICTTRIVTGAGVPQVTAIVNAVEAAQKTGTPVVADGGVRYSGDVAKALACGAQAVMIGSLFAGTEESPGETVLFEGRSFKVYRGMGSLGSMREGSKDRYFQEFEEDAGKLVPEGIEGRVPYKGELAESVHQLVGGLRAGMGICGAANLESFAQESTMVRITSAGVTESHPHSVPITKEAPNYRRMF